In the Orcinus orca chromosome 19, mOrcOrc1.1, whole genome shotgun sequence genome, GTCCACTCCGTCGACAGAGTTAGGCAGTATGCTCATAcacttatatacatacacacaactctatattcatttttatttgtaaatccaTATACAAACATACACTCTAAATGCTCACAAAGATGCTCCAATTCCAATTCAATACCATAAGGGTTAATTCTagacttcttcctttccaaagttATAACTCTGTTCTCCAATAGTGAACAATCTGGttcttgttttccttatttaataCTATACTTATTTAATCTAGCCCCCTACACGTAACAAATCTCACCGCTGCTCATTGCCACCCTGCACACAGGTGCACTACTCACTCTGGTTGGGTTCCTACCCTATGCCAGATGGCCCTGAGCTATCATTTTCCCCACAGTCAGggtcattttttcaaaataattcatataccataaactCTGTCCTCTTAAAGTATACAGCTCAATGGCTTTAGTCTCTTCATAAGTTTATGGAACCATCACCACTTTCTAATTCCAGAATactttcatcactccaaaaagaaaccccattcaGGTTCATTTTTTTGCCCTGGAATTCAGACCCCTAAAATTCCTGATCTCTGGCATTCATTTTCATCCTGTGCTTCCTGACTGCTACACTCTTCCCATACAATTAGCTTTTAacgcaattttcttttttcttttttaagagctAAGCTTTTTATTGAACGTGTTACTAAAGAGGTTTAGTCAAAAAGACCAAAGCCCATGTCATCATCAGACTCTTcagattcttctttctttgcttctactTTCTTCCCCTCAGCTGGGGCAGCAGTGGTGGAGGGGCCAGGACCTCCTGCCGGTGCAGCCCCAGATGCTGGGGCAGGTCCACCTGCCCCCACACTGCAGATGAGGCTCCCAATGTTGACACTGGCCAAAGCCTTTGCAAACAAGCCTGGCCAGAAAAGTTCAACATTTACACTGGCTGCTTTAATGAGGGCATTGATCTTATCCTCGGTGACTGTCACCTCATTGTCGGACAGGATGAGGCCCGAGTAGGTGCAGGTGAGCGCTGAGTCGGAGGCCATGGTGCGGGCGAGTGCTAGGCACGGGCTGCCGGGCATGGTGCAGTCGCCAGATGAAGTGAGGGCCTACACCCCAATGCGGCCTTAGCTTCCTCAGAAGGACCGAGCACCTTAGCGGCAGCTGAGGAAAGCgtaattttctttctatttaggATATTTTTCGGTGGTTACCAACTACAggaattattctttttcaaaccttttcactgaGGGATGCTGAATAATGTCAGTGTGAGGTTTTTTCCTTGGGCTCAATTTATTTCCAAATAGAGAATTTACAGAAATTTATAGACATAAAAAATAGCCAGGGAACTCAAGATGATCTATTTTAAATGTGAGGCAGAACTAATTTACCTAAACTGAATATCCCTTTACATTAACTTGATTCATTGTcaacattttttcagattctgttttATGTTCAGATGCATTCAGTCTAACCTGTTAACAATCCACAGTAGCACACATCCTATACAGGATattacaaaaatctttttttttttttttttggagtcagATCCTTCCACCATAGCAAGCATTAACTAGAGTATCATACGGTTTGATGCTAAAATATAATAGCTTAATTTTTTAGGATATTCAGCGTTACACATTAAATCACTCCTAATGGCAAGAAAGTGAGGTTTATGTTCTTAGTATTCAATTTAACACTTATCTTAACTTCTCTACTAAAGTCACAAGTTGCAGGTCAGAGGAAGGGACTACAGGTGTATCCTTGTATAGTATTATTGAACTCAAGTGCTCCATCTGTGGAAAATCTATATAGAATTCtcactgaggacttccctggtggcacagtggttaagaatccgcctgccactgcaggggatatgggttcaagccctggtctgggaagatcccagatgccatggagtaactaggcttgcgcaccacaactactgagcctgcgctctagaacctgagagccacaactactgagcccatgagccacaattactgagcccacgtgccacaactactgaagccctcgcgcctagagcctgtgctccgcaacaagagaagccaccacaatgagaagcccgtgcaccacaatgaagagtagcccccactcgccacaactagagaaggcccatgcacagcaacgaaggcccaatgcagacaaaataaataataaataaattaattaattaaaaaagaaagtgccTAGACTGGCATTCAAACCTAATTCTACCAGCGTTAaagtcccattaaaaaaaaaaaagaattcgcATTGAAATTACGCCAGAGTAGAAAAACAGGATCTATATTCCCTTCCCTACTTCTCTGCAAGAGGCAACAAAAACGGATTTCTCTGCCACAGACCAGAAAGATATCCCAGGGGCTTTATTACCTCTATAATGTCCAACATTATAGACAGTTCCTTATCTCTCTACCTCTGCCCAACTATGATACTCTAACATAAAATCTCAGGAAAAAGCTGTGTTACAAATGCATGCAAATGCATCTTCAAAACAAGTACcctaaatctaaaaaataatacaaatgaatgtatatacaaaacagaaacagagttacagagatagaaaacaaacctgtggttaccaaaggggagagggaagggtggagggacaaattaggggtatgagattaacagatacaaactactacatataagtAGATGAGCACCAAGGgtatactatatagcacagggaattctatccattatcttgtaataatctataatggaatataatctgcaaaaatactgaaccaTTATGCTGTGCACCTGAAGCTTACACaagactgtaaatcaactatacttcaattaaaaacaaacaaatcccctATCCGTCATTCAAGCAAATTTCCACCTTTAAACCCTTGCTATGAAGAATTTTTCATTTCGTTACCACAGTGTGTAGAATTCCTAAACTACTGAGTCaactatttaatattattaaaatttatcaaagtCTACTATGATAACAAGAATATAGCATATGAAATTTGAAGTAAACAGTTTCAGGTTAAAATGCTAAATGTAATTATGAAGACATCTATGATAAAATGTAAAAGGCCCTGACCTCTTTAAATTTCACAACATACTACTACACTATATACAAATGGCAGGCAAGAGGCtacaattatattattatttcatgCATTATTTGCAAAAGTCCAAAAGTTACTCACTTAAGAAAGAGGCTAGGGGAAAAGAAACCaaactcttcctttttcttctaggCTCTTATACTCATGTTACTCTTAGTCTTATTATATCACTCTATTTCTCTTAAgtgcttttttcccctaaatattagtttcttaaaaagatactaatatttattatttttacgaAGTCCACAAGCTcatactttatatacattaaagtATTTATGGGAGAAATGATATAACGACCAGGTTTTGCTGAAATTactacagaaaaaaatggagaagatatAGATAAAACAAAGTTGTCAAAATTATTGAAGCTAGGAAATGACTACATAGTAgtgcattattttattctctgtttgTGAATGTTTGGAACTTGAGGAAAAAACTCTATGCAGggaagttttgttttaaataacttAGCAGTTCTCAACTGGTGACAATTTTGCCCCCCGGGGAACGTTTGGCAATGAGTGGAGATATTTCTGGTTGTCACACTGCAGGGAGCGGtgctgctactggcatctagtaggtagaggccagggactcTGCCAAACATCCTACAATACACAAGACAGCTCTCCACAATAAAGGATTATCTAGCCCCGAAAGTCATTAAATAGtattgaggttgagaaaccctgaaacAGCTAGAATCACCTTATCCTTTAAAATCTGTCAAATTGGATGAACTCTTAACACACAGTCAGTAGGAAAACCAGTGTCCAACCTGTTACTTCCATGGACTCTTAAAATTACTTCAATTTCTAACTTACAATGAATTTTTAGTCTTTGGGCTATTTCTTTCCTGAGTGTAGGGTCTGTTTTCTGCACTACTAGATTCTGCTGTAATCTTTTCAGTCTTCAATGAACCTCAGTCTTATGGTGGTGTGTGGACAGGACTTTACTGGGGTTACAGTGTGCTTGTTAAGGGTGGGGGATTATATCATGGCACAGAACaattaaatgaaactaaaaaatatatatctcaaaTTTTCAGATTatcttttattaattataataacagCTGGCACATATGGGGATTaattatatgccaggtactgtttctaagtactttatatacattaactcTTTTAATGATCATAAccaccctatgaggtaggcacaTATATCCCCTTCTTATGAATAAAGAAAGTGAAGCACAGAGGGATGAGTAACTTACCCAAATTCATAAGCTAATAAGTAGCTGATCCAGGAAATATGGATCTAGAACTCAGGCTCTTAACCCCTAAGCTCTACTGTCATCCTTGATTCCAGTCTCTCACCATTTTGTTGGGCATCACTTCCTACCTCCCCTCTGCCCAGGGTATTTGTTCAAAACTCTCAAAATTCCTCTTAAATCCTCATACCAAATATTTTACCTATCTTTCTGTCTCATCCATGACCATCCAGGCGATGTGAAGAAGGTGTCATCTTCATAACCAAACACGCCCAATTAAGGTATGTCCCTAAACAAAGACAGTACTTTTCTTGAGTGGAATTCTACTGTGACTCCTTATAATAATGATGAATTTGGAGTATGATACACAACAAAACAAGATGGCTGGTAGGTTGTTGGAAAATAATCACCGTGACACTATTATACACAAAATAAATCATATCATTCATACATTATGTTGATTAAAACTCTTGAAATTTATCTTGGCTATTTGGGAGCAGTGTGTTTATGCAATAGGCTTTGCTCCCAGAATACTGAATGAGGAATACAGCACCGTAAAACTAAAGGATTCTTATGCTTGGATATTTTTCCACAGCAGAAGTGGTTATTGAATgtttatcaaatgccttttttAGCCTCTATGAAGAAAActagttgtttttatttctcttacagCTATTAGTATGATGAACTATTTTAATGGAGTTTGTAATTTTGAAAAGCTTTCATTAAAGTTAATAGGaattattattaaacattaaaaaaaataaaggatttaaaattcacatgggaatggaaaggtctaggaatagtaaagaaaatgttaagaagaATGACTGCTATTACTTAATATCAAGGTTTAATCTAATGCTAAAGTAATTAAGACAGAGTATGATTGGTGCAAGCATAGATAAAATGACCaggagaacagaataaagaatccaGAAACATATCTATACATGTATAATCACCTTATTTGGACGGAGATGCCATTGCAATATTTTAGTAATCAAATGGCGTTTTCAATCATTGGTGACGGATCAGTAtgtatgaataaaaatgaaacctGTCCCAACCTcatcccatacacaaaaatcaattccaggtggATAAAAGACCCAAATACGAAAGATAATACATTTTCTGGAAGATAGCCTAATAGAATAACTTCATGAACTAGGactaggcaaagatttcttaaacagaacacaaaaaagaaaagatggttaAGTTTATTAATGAGAAAAGCTTCTGTTCACCAAAGACTGCATTAAAACAgtaaaaaggggcttccctggtggcgcagtggttgagagtccgcctgctgatgcaggggatacgggttcgtgccccggtccgggaagatctcacatgccgcggagcggctgggcccgtgagccatggccactgagcctgcgcgtccggagcttgtgctccgcaatgggagaggccacaacaatgagaggcccgcgtaccgcaaaaaaacaaaacaaaacaaaacagtaaaaaggCAAGCCATAGAGTGGGAAAAATATCTTTAGTTCATACATCCAACAAAGGACTTGTatttagaatatacaaagaactcgtacaaatcaataagaaaaataaagacaatacgATTAAAAGATGAACAAAAGAAATTCCACACGGGAATTTACAAAACTCCTGTTTTATACAAAATGTTCAACATTGTacggaaatgaaaatcaaaaccacaatgagatatcactacgtATGTGTAGTGCAGGATagcacacaaaagaaacaaaccaaaaagaccTGATAATATGGGGTAAAAGGACAGTTAAATCCTGTTGTACTGGTGTCAATGTAAACTGGTAGCATCAAATCTGGAAAAAATTTAGACTGGGGACTGAAACCCCATGACCCAGCAAGTCTACTACTAGGTATATATCGAACGGAAAAGTATATGTAGGGGCATCAAAATAGATGTAACAAACATTCACagaattgttcataatagccaaagttgaaaatgtccatcaacagtacaATGAAATAtgacagcaatgaaaaagaatctcacaaacataGTACTAAACAAAAGAAGACAGACTCAAAGAAGTACATACTAAATGACTTCGTTTATATAAAGTTTGAAAACTGGTAAAAGAAATCATTGATAATGCAGTCGGAACAGTGGTCAAGCTTAGAGGGAATGAATTAGGATGCAGAGGAAACATGAGAAAAGGTTATGAGGTGCCGGTAATGTTCTATGTCTTGATTTAGGTAGTGGTTATACAAGTGTGTTCACTTCTGAAAATTTCATAGAGCTGCATAATTATTATTTGTATACCTTTCTGTaattatgttatattttaattttcaaaacttaCAGAAAATGTATTAAGGACATAGGACACTGGGTTTGAGAATGAAACAATATTCACAatactttttttcctccaagaaagGAGTCTACAGCTATGAAAAACTAACTAATgctatatataattaaaaattgagtgtaaaataaaaaattatctgaCCACTCCCCTCTTACATCCGTTAACTTAAAGTGGAGCAATGACCTAAGGATAGAGAGAAGCCAGTGTATATACAAGAAGTATTTTGCAAATTAAAGGAAGTAGTAGAgagcacagagaaagaaacaattaAACTTGTTCTGGAAAGATGGAGGAAAGAAGGTTTTTTGCAGGAGGCCATACTTGTTTGATCTTTTAACAGCAGAGTTAAGGAAaaagagcagagggaggagcaatTTTCAGATTCAAGTTCTGTAAGACTTACCGGTTCAACACAAAGACAGAATTCTGAGATCAAAACTGAGTAATACAGCATATTCAGTATTGTTTTAAAAGAGTGTTTTAAGTTTATTTCtggaataataatattgataGTTGTACTAGTAGTAATAATAACTTATTGAGGCATTACTGTCCGGtactcttctaagtgctttacatgtattaaatcaTTCAATCTTCACAACACCTTCCTTATCGTACAGATAGTAAAAGTGAGGCACACACAGATCAAGCTTTTGCTCGCCCACAGTTACACGGTTAGGCAAGTGACAGAGTCAATGTTGAAGTCCAGGCTGCCTGGCTGCTGGACTCATTATTTTGCCAGGAAATATGTGATTATTAAGGACAAATTGTTTAaatggttattttatttattaatgggATCCAGCAGAATAACCTCCATGGACAATACAAGAAAGCAtgaattaattcaataaatatttactaagtactttctgtgtgtccagcactgtgtgAGGTATTAGATCACATTTGTGAACAATGGGCACAGTCCCTATCCTTAAGGAGCTTATAGTCTTGtggggaaaaatggaaaataaataatttgaatcgTAGCAAATTAAACTCTGAGAAATATAATGCAGGCAAGAAATAGGATGCTGTAAAAAAGCAAATGCtgaatatttcagaatattttggtgttttgatgacatcaattttcttttcagagaTGGTTTATACTTTACAACATTTGCAAAAAGTATTTTTTACTCTAAGTAGCCAAACTGCAGAAGGATTAAACAATGATTAAAACTGTGCCAAGAAATGAATTCATTTCTTGGATACAATTAGCTAATGTATCCAAATCCCTAATCTGTATTCCTAACATGGCAGGCTACACATAGAACAGTTCCACAGACTCTTAATTCTCAGCATTCTCTTAGTATTTTCTCATCGGGctgtttacattttcctttatgaTCTGTTCATTATAAACTGCTTGTTCTCATCTATTTCAAGACTCAGAACTTCGTACTACATTTAATCAAATAAAGAAACCCATGCTTTCTCTCCAACAGAGTTACAAAACCTGTGATTAGCTTGGCCCAACTGCCAAAGCAAACCtggttatattttcatttctcagttCTTAAATGGCAAcctaaatttttccttttctgatgaaCATTGGAAATGGGTGACCGACAAAAGCAGTGCTTCTGCAGTTTGCCGCAGGAAGTGCTAAAGTGGAGCTCTACCACATCCTCCCCACGCTGAGCTCCTGACTGTGAGAGTCACTGCCAGTGATCCAGTGATCAAGAATCAAAGCAACACCACTAGCCCATCTCTACTCATAGAGGCTGACCTGAGAGCATATCCCTACACTTCTTAGTTCCCTTGGGCATAACTGAAGAAGAGGGGgagaaaatacatgaaaggattGTTGATACTGTGGGGTGGGTATATGGGAGGTTCTTTGGGTAGGTTTAAAACTTCACACGATGAAAGATGGTTttggcttggccatgtgactttacTTGGACCTTGGAATGTTATGAGCAGAGGCTTGAAATGTGCCTGAGCAGTTGGGCTTGTGTTCTTGTGCTCTGGTGATCCGCCAGGAGAAAGAGCTTCTCTCCAGTGGATGCCCCTTCATCCTGGGCCCCAAAATGAATACCCACAGGCCTGAGCCCAACTTGAACCCCAGAGCTGCTCAGccaacctgcagcctgagacAGAGCCATCCCAACCCACACTTGCAAATCCATGACTAAAAAAAAACTGCTTATTTTTTGGTTGCTCTAAATtttagggtggtttgttacacagcattattaTGAGCATTTACTTTTTAGGTACTTAATTTGATTCAAATGCAACCATAACTTATTAGTAGACCAAAATGAAACCCTGGTGATTTCTCTTACCATGTATTTTCTGTTCAGTATAACCATTCTCTCATTCTCAACCACTCACCTTCATACCCACTCACTTCTAGCTGTCATCTTATTCCAGGATTCTATTCTATTTCTTACTCACCTATTGATCTTGTCTTTTTaaagatgtaatttacatacaataaattatattccaataaagtgtgcaattcaatgaattttgacaGATATATACATCTGTGAAACTACCACCAAAAttgagatatagaacatttctatgaTCCCcagaagtttccttaggtcccttTGAAGTCAAACCCTCTCTCAAATCCTAGCCACAGGCAACCACGTTTTCTATTATCAGAAACAGAAACCACTGCTTTCTGTTATCTTAGTTTATATcttctataattttatataactggaattaaatagtgtattttctcttttgtctggcttctttcgttCGGTTTTTGAAATCTATCCATGTTTcaacagtttgtttctttttacagctgagtagtattccttcgTATGGCTATACCACCTTTTATTCTTCCTGCTGATGAACACTGGGTTATTTCATATACAATAGTTTTTTGGcttttatatatgaagaaactACGAATATTCTTATaaaagtctttgtgtggatatacATTTTAACTTCTCTTGGACAAATACAAAGTTGTGTAATGGCTGGGTTATAAAGTTTAAACATTTAACTATGTAAGAAATTGCCGGTTTCCAAAGAGATTGTTCACACTCCCAAGTAGTGTGTaagagttctagttgctccatATCCTCGCTAACGCTTCATATTGTGAGCCATTTTGATTTTAGCCATACCAATGGGTGCACAGAGGTATCTCATGGTTtcactttgcatttctctgatgactaaagatattgaacaccttttcatgtatttactggccattcttatatcttctttcgTGAATGTTTCTCCAAATcttctgtactttaaaaaattaggttcTCTTCTTAttatttgtaagagttctttatattggATACAAATCTGTCAGACATATGTATGCTAATATTTTTCCTGTTCTATGgcttgccttttccttttctcaaaagcctcttttgaagaacaaaagttttaaatttagataaagcccaacttttaaattttttcttttatagctcaCACTTCTTTTGTCCTATCCAAGAAAACTTTGCCTACCTTAAGATTGCAAAGATTTGCTcctagctcttacatttaggtctatggtaCTTTAAGTTAACTTTTGTGCATGGTATGATGTAAGGATTGATGTTCACTTCCCCACTGAATTTCCCTGACACCT is a window encoding:
- the LOC101273469 gene encoding 60S acidic ribosomal protein P1-like, with protein sequence MPGSPCLALARTMASDSALTCTYSGLILSDNEVTVTEDKINALIKAASVNVELFWPGLFAKALASVNIGSLICSVGAGGPAPASGAAPAGGPGPSTTAAPAEGKKVEAKKEESEESDDDMGFGLFD